The proteins below are encoded in one region of Neoasaia chiangmaiensis:
- a CDS encoding pyridoxal phosphate-dependent decarboxylase family protein → MAGLDPEDFSALRSLGHRMLDDIFDRLEHLGEGPVWRPMPPAIRASFQADLPRTGTDAENIYTVFQRDIAPYSNGNPHPGFMGWVQGAGTPIGVLAELLAAGLNDNCGGRDHAAIEVERQVIRWTAEIMSLPTDASGCLVTGSSLANFISVIVASRHHAMTYRHEGVGASGLVGYAARTAHGCLPRAFDLAGFGSDSLRLIDVDADHRIRLDLLARRVSEDRAAGKTPFMIVGTAGTVDCGAIDDLAALASFAADEGLWFHVDGAFGALACLSPRYRSLLNGIERADSLAVDFHKWGQVPYDAGCVMVRDARLHAQAFAQTLHYLQRADRGLAGNAPWFCDFGPDLSRGFRALKVWMTLSHYGADRMGEMIENACAVAAYLAQRVDDDERLERLAPVALNIVCFGIRGLSDHDVGELVKDLQESGIAAPSTTRISGRLAVRAAIVNHRTTCGTIDRMLDALLALRERYLATP, encoded by the coding sequence ATGGCGGGACTTGATCCGGAGGACTTTTCAGCCCTGCGATCGTTAGGGCACCGGATGCTCGACGATATCTTCGATCGTCTGGAGCATTTGGGAGAAGGGCCGGTCTGGCGACCGATGCCGCCTGCGATACGTGCTTCTTTTCAGGCGGATTTGCCGAGAACCGGCACGGATGCCGAGAACATCTATACCGTCTTCCAACGCGATATCGCGCCCTATAGCAACGGCAATCCCCATCCTGGGTTCATGGGGTGGGTGCAAGGGGCGGGCACGCCGATCGGTGTGCTGGCGGAATTATTGGCAGCAGGTCTGAACGACAATTGCGGTGGCCGCGACCATGCTGCGATTGAAGTCGAGCGACAGGTCATTCGCTGGACGGCCGAGATCATGAGCCTCCCGACCGACGCCTCCGGTTGCCTCGTCACCGGATCGTCTCTTGCGAATTTCATTTCCGTTATCGTTGCGAGCCGACACCATGCAATGACTTACCGGCATGAGGGGGTGGGGGCGTCGGGTCTGGTTGGCTATGCTGCCCGAACGGCGCACGGGTGTCTGCCCCGCGCGTTTGATCTGGCGGGCTTCGGGAGCGATTCCCTGCGTCTGATCGACGTCGACGCGGATCATCGAATACGGCTGGATCTTCTGGCGCGGCGTGTTTCGGAAGATCGGGCGGCTGGAAAGACACCTTTCATGATCGTCGGCACGGCAGGGACAGTCGACTGCGGTGCGATCGACGACCTTGCGGCCTTGGCCTCCTTCGCGGCTGATGAGGGGCTGTGGTTTCATGTGGATGGTGCGTTCGGCGCTCTGGCATGCCTCTCGCCGCGATATCGTTCCCTCCTGAATGGCATCGAGCGTGCAGATAGTCTGGCTGTGGATTTCCACAAATGGGGGCAGGTGCCTTATGACGCGGGCTGCGTCATGGTGCGCGACGCACGGCTTCACGCACAGGCATTCGCGCAGACCCTGCATTACCTTCAGCGTGCAGATCGCGGACTTGCGGGAAACGCGCCATGGTTCTGCGATTTCGGACCCGATCTTTCACGGGGATTCCGCGCGCTGAAAGTCTGGATGACGCTTTCTCATTACGGTGCGGACCGCATGGGCGAGATGATCGAGAACGCGTGCGCTGTTGCCGCCTATCTGGCGCAACGGGTCGACGATGATGAACGGCTTGAGCGCCTGGCGCCTGTCGCGCTCAATATCGTCTGCTTCGGTATTCGCGGCCTGAGCGACCACGATGTGGGTGAGTTGGTGAAAGACTTGCAGGAAAGCGGTATTGCCGCGCCGTCCACGACCCGGATTTCAGGACGGCTGGCGGTTCGCGCCGCAATCGTCAATCATCGCACGACATGCGGGACAATCGATCGCATGCTCGATGCACTGCTGGCGTTGCGAGAGCGATACCTCGCAACGCCTTGA
- a CDS encoding DUF445 domain-containing protein: MIRSSFLSAPAQSDPDAERLAAFRAARRLASGLLLGMTGGLAVTTALPAWHWVADTTALQILRSGARAGVVGGIADWFAVTALFRRPWGLPIPHTAILPQQKDRLGEALGRFVATQFFTEADVTRALEKVDLPRVIADTLRDENNMQALARTLRLTIPGLIDQLEDGRAVSALERALPVLLQGEDTARLAARSLRALVDSELHQEVLSFLLAKVKSALQKREPILREFIEARVREQGGRVLGWAIGASVAGRVLSALNMELERVDPRDSSLREGFTVWVRKEIDRIEYEPARRAQFVGAVSSVFAHDSLRAWSSELWVRLRNMMQEDLARDEGWSAAVINAGIEHLVDEMASDGALRNRIAQGAALAARRVLPTLRDKLSHYIASVVTRWDEAEMAERLEQRVGRDLQYIRINGTLVGFLAGAALDVISRLFFGVMP, encoded by the coding sequence ATGATCCGTTCCAGTTTTCTTTCAGCGCCCGCTCAGTCTGATCCGGATGCCGAACGTCTTGCGGCCTTTCGTGCGGCGCGGCGTCTGGCCAGCGGATTGCTGCTGGGAATGACGGGTGGTCTGGCTGTCACCACGGCGCTGCCGGCATGGCACTGGGTGGCGGACACGACGGCTTTACAGATTCTGCGCTCGGGTGCCCGTGCCGGGGTGGTCGGCGGAATTGCCGACTGGTTTGCCGTGACGGCATTGTTCCGGCGTCCGTGGGGATTGCCGATTCCGCATACGGCGATCCTGCCTCAGCAAAAGGATCGTCTCGGCGAGGCGTTGGGGCGGTTCGTGGCGACGCAGTTCTTCACGGAAGCGGATGTGACGCGCGCGCTTGAAAAGGTCGATCTGCCGCGCGTGATTGCGGATACGCTGCGCGATGAGAACAACATGCAGGCGCTCGCCCGCACGCTGAGGTTGACGATCCCGGGACTTATCGACCAGCTGGAGGACGGTCGCGCCGTTTCGGCGCTGGAACGTGCATTGCCGGTATTGCTCCAGGGGGAGGACACGGCGCGGTTGGCCGCGCGCTCACTGAGAGCGCTGGTCGATAGCGAACTGCATCAGGAAGTCCTCTCGTTTCTGTTGGCGAAGGTAAAGTCCGCACTTCAGAAGCGTGAACCGATATTGCGCGAGTTCATCGAAGCGCGGGTGCGCGAACAGGGTGGCCGGGTGCTCGGCTGGGCGATCGGCGCATCGGTTGCGGGTCGGGTGCTCTCGGCGCTCAACATGGAACTGGAACGCGTGGACCCGCGGGATTCCAGCCTGCGTGAAGGCTTTACGGTCTGGGTTCGCAAGGAGATCGATCGCATTGAATACGAACCGGCGCGGCGGGCGCAATTCGTCGGGGCCGTGAGCAGCGTTTTCGCGCATGACAGCCTGCGCGCCTGGAGCAGCGAGTTGTGGGTTCGGCTGCGTAACATGATGCAGGAGGATCTCGCACGCGATGAGGGCTGGAGTGCCGCGGTCATCAATGCTGGTATCGAGCATCTTGTCGACGAAATGGCCAGCGACGGCGCTTTGCGCAATCGTATCGCGCAAGGTGCGGCACTTGCGGCACGCCGGGTCCTGCCGACATTGCGCGATAAGCTGTCGCACTATATCGCGTCCGTCGTTACCCGCTGGGATGAGGCCGAAATGGCTGAGCGGCTGGAGCAGCGGGTCGGGCGCGATCTGCAATATATCCGGATCAACGGCACGTTGGTCGGTTTCCTGGCCGGTGCGGCACTCGATGTCATATCTCGGCTGTTTTTCGGGGTTATGCCTTGA
- a CDS encoding SUF system Fe-S cluster assembly regulator, translating to MLRLSKLADYATVLLVQLGQHDAVVTATALSAETGVPEPTVAKLLKGLASDGLVVSHRGARGGYRLGRALSEISVATVIHSVDGPIAITACVDGNACEARSLCNLSGHWDMVNDAIRNTLLSISLAEMARAPERNAFLNLPPSAQPADGPVSARSYADATAWSEKEV from the coding sequence ATGCTCAGGCTATCGAAGCTGGCCGATTATGCGACGGTTCTGCTGGTGCAGTTGGGGCAGCATGATGCTGTCGTGACGGCAACGGCATTATCGGCGGAGACGGGTGTTCCGGAGCCGACCGTTGCCAAGCTGCTGAAGGGGCTGGCGTCGGACGGTCTGGTCGTCTCCCATCGCGGCGCGCGGGGCGGTTATCGGTTGGGCAGGGCTCTGTCGGAAATCTCTGTCGCGACGGTCATTCACTCTGTGGACGGTCCGATCGCCATTACGGCCTGCGTCGATGGTAATGCCTGCGAAGCGCGCTCCTTGTGCAATCTGTCGGGTCACTGGGATATGGTGAATGACGCAATTCGTAACACGCTGCTGTCGATCTCGTTGGCTGAAATGGCCCGTGCGCCTGAGCGCAACGCTTTTTTGAATTTACCGCCGTCGGCTCAGCCGGCGGATGGTCCCGTATCCGCGCGTTCCTATGCCGATGCGACTGCCTGGTCCGAAAAGGAGGTTTAG
- a CDS encoding circularly permuted type 2 ATP-grasp protein: MAPASNPERPDLFATYKTDRFFCELMNNGGLDDEAINTVRQRLAMMTPALLNERARAAEVELYNLGITFTVYTERSSIDRILPFDLIPRLIVRQEWEKLERGIRQRVTALNRFLWDIYHDQRILADGLIPRELVLTNPNFRKEMQGFDPPCGTYVHICGTDVVRDETGRFLVLEDNARTPSGVSYVIENRHMMRRCMPDLIADLDVVPVEEYGLRLRQTLLDVAPVGIMDPQIVLLSPGAYNSAYFEHVFLAREIGAPLVEGRDLVVQNDRVFMRTIAGLKPVHTIYRRIDDAFLDPETFLPDSMLGVPGLMRAYLAGNVTLANAIGTGVADDKAIYAYVPRMIRYYLGEEPILDNVETRICAEPDDLAYTLDHIAELVVKPVGESGGYGMIIGPHATPAERDAFRVKLRANPANYISQPVLKLSTTPTLCGDRVEARHVDLRPFTLTGQTSWTLPGALSRVAIKAGSLVVNSSQGGGSKDTWVMGS; the protein is encoded by the coding sequence ATGGCACCTGCCTCAAATCCCGAACGACCCGATCTGTTCGCCACCTACAAAACAGATCGTTTTTTCTGCGAATTGATGAACAACGGCGGTCTGGATGACGAAGCCATCAACACCGTCCGCCAGCGCCTCGCGATGATGACCCCCGCCCTCCTGAACGAACGTGCGCGTGCCGCCGAGGTCGAACTCTATAATCTCGGCATCACCTTCACCGTTTATACGGAGCGCTCCTCGATTGATCGCATTCTCCCCTTCGATCTCATCCCCCGACTCATCGTCCGGCAGGAATGGGAGAAGCTCGAACGCGGCATTCGACAACGCGTCACGGCGCTGAACCGCTTTCTGTGGGATATCTACCACGACCAGCGCATTCTGGCGGACGGCCTGATCCCACGCGAACTGGTCCTGACCAACCCCAATTTCCGCAAGGAGATGCAGGGGTTCGATCCGCCGTGCGGCACATATGTCCATATCTGTGGTACGGACGTCGTCCGGGACGAGACAGGCCGCTTCCTGGTGCTCGAAGACAACGCACGCACGCCTTCCGGCGTCAGCTACGTCATCGAGAACCGCCACATGATGCGCCGCTGCATGCCCGATCTCATCGCGGATCTGGACGTGGTGCCTGTCGAGGAATACGGTCTGCGACTACGCCAGACACTTCTCGACGTGGCACCGGTCGGCATCATGGATCCGCAGATCGTGCTCCTGTCTCCCGGTGCCTACAATTCCGCCTATTTCGAGCACGTCTTTCTGGCCCGGGAAATCGGTGCGCCTCTCGTGGAAGGCCGGGATCTGGTCGTTCAGAACGACCGGGTCTTCATGCGCACCATCGCCGGCCTCAAGCCGGTTCACACCATCTACCGCCGTATCGACGATGCGTTTCTCGACCCGGAGACATTCCTGCCGGACAGCATGCTCGGCGTACCCGGCCTGATGCGCGCCTACCTTGCCGGCAATGTGACCCTGGCCAACGCGATTGGCACAGGCGTGGCCGACGACAAGGCCATCTATGCATATGTGCCGCGCATGATCCGCTATTATCTGGGCGAGGAACCCATTCTGGATAACGTCGAAACACGCATCTGCGCCGAACCCGACGATCTGGCTTATACTCTCGACCACATTGCGGAACTCGTGGTGAAACCTGTGGGCGAATCCGGCGGATACGGCATGATTATCGGGCCGCACGCAACACCCGCCGAGCGCGATGCTTTTCGCGTCAAGCTTCGGGCCAATCCAGCCAACTATATCAGCCAACCGGTCCTGAAACTATCAACGACACCCACGCTCTGCGGTGACCGCGTCGAAGCGCGGCATGTCGACCTGCGTCCGTTCACCCTCACGGGCCAGACGTCCTGGACATTGCCGGGCGCCTTGTCCCGTGTGGCGATCAAGGCCGGTTCCCTTGTCGTGAATTCTTCCCAGGGTGGTGGCTCCAAGGACACATGGGTGATGGGCTCATGA
- a CDS encoding phosphoenolpyruvate carboxylase, which yields MCAQIADMLGEKTLSPADLEHIVRELRDRKLRDRALHLRRYLALDDDISPREKLEAAARTVVERQPDVVSLAQALSKPQFAAVFTAHPTFALADRVYRLLEEIADDPQKPIPSRATHRRSGPPTLAHEQTLALAAILRGRDALDIYTTAILRHATNRWPDTLLSPSPIVLSTWVGFDTDGRSDITWWDTLRIRLSLKRLQFERLHTQLSPILRPDSSLLTRLTRAIEAVSRQEDACPDQHHHDISRVVAFAKAMIADRTAAISDATELLPLFEEAIAETDHAQRIDLLTARAGFLAHGLSVAHVHTRLNAVQIYNVARQRLGIEDDPAIPSRRRVVLSQINEALDNLTPVAVDFGALMIEQSSAARLMMTMAQMVKHIDAGTPVRFLIAETESGFTLLATLWLARLLGIEDRQIQISPLFETQSALEHGETILEEAFRSEHWRQYLRANGKLCLQFGYSDSGRYIGQLAATNLVERLRLRTLSLLKRHKMQDIEVILFDTHGESIGRGAHPFSLAKRMNYFSPEHTSAQFAAAGVHVREETAFQGGDGYTLFGTPNLALATIATIAEHTQRDLDASEPDPIYDQPDFSSDFFSTIALSMSALVADPGYAGLLGAFGPALIDKSGSRPSARQGDGVTVVRITHPNQLRAIPNNAILQQLGWWANVLQGLGDAATRHAEDFDFYAARSKRFGLAMDFARQALAHSDLDVLHSTVRLLDPGTWLDRAAASSDDETRRRFMDLSNGLEGLEFWVSLPAMFRRIQADHLMLRMVWRDAPQMQSDERLLHAIRIAIIERIWLLSTRIPYFSPRNNVSREALTTMILRLEIENALSHLKTIFPLGGDAIDDLDFFEPTGPREDHGFRREHEEVFEPMARLFALLREVGVAIMHANGAFG from the coding sequence ATGTGCGCCCAGATCGCCGACATGCTTGGCGAAAAAACCCTCTCCCCGGCTGATCTCGAACATATCGTCAGAGAATTGCGCGACAGGAAACTGCGCGATCGCGCCCTGCATCTGCGCCGATATCTCGCGCTGGACGACGACATATCACCGCGCGAGAAGCTGGAGGCCGCGGCACGCACCGTTGTTGAACGGCAACCCGATGTCGTCTCGCTCGCACAGGCACTTTCGAAACCGCAATTCGCCGCCGTTTTCACGGCACATCCGACATTTGCCCTTGCGGACCGTGTCTATCGTCTTCTGGAAGAAATCGCCGACGACCCGCAAAAACCGATCCCGTCACGGGCCACGCACCGTCGCTCCGGGCCGCCCACGCTTGCGCATGAACAGACGTTGGCCCTTGCCGCCATCCTTCGTGGGCGCGATGCGCTGGACATCTATACGACCGCCATCCTGCGCCATGCGACAAATCGCTGGCCCGATACGCTGCTTTCGCCCAGTCCGATCGTGCTCTCCACGTGGGTCGGCTTCGATACCGATGGCCGTAGCGACATCACCTGGTGGGATACGCTGCGCATTCGCCTGTCGCTGAAGCGCCTCCAGTTCGAGCGCCTGCATACCCAGCTGTCGCCCATCCTGCGACCCGATTCGTCACTTCTGACGCGCCTCACGCGTGCCATCGAAGCAGTATCGCGGCAGGAAGACGCGTGCCCCGATCAGCATCATCACGACATATCGCGCGTCGTTGCCTTCGCGAAGGCCATGATCGCCGATCGGACGGCGGCGATCAGCGATGCCACGGAACTTCTTCCGTTATTCGAGGAAGCGATCGCGGAAACCGATCATGCCCAGCGCATCGATCTCCTCACGGCTCGTGCCGGCTTCCTCGCGCACGGCCTGAGTGTCGCACACGTCCATACACGGCTGAACGCGGTGCAAATCTACAATGTGGCCCGGCAACGTCTCGGTATCGAGGACGATCCGGCCATTCCATCCCGCCGGCGCGTCGTGCTCTCCCAGATCAACGAGGCACTGGATAATCTGACGCCCGTTGCCGTCGATTTCGGCGCCCTGATGATCGAGCAGTCATCCGCCGCGCGCCTGATGATGACCATGGCGCAGATGGTCAAGCATATCGATGCCGGAACGCCGGTCCGCTTTCTCATCGCCGAGACGGAAAGCGGCTTCACCCTCCTCGCCACGCTCTGGCTCGCCAGGCTTCTGGGCATCGAGGATCGACAGATTCAGATATCGCCGCTCTTCGAGACGCAAAGCGCGCTGGAGCATGGTGAAACCATCCTTGAGGAAGCTTTCCGCTCGGAGCACTGGCGACAGTATCTCCGTGCCAACGGAAAGCTCTGCCTGCAGTTCGGCTACTCGGATTCGGGCCGCTATATCGGCCAGCTTGCGGCGACCAACCTTGTCGAACGCCTCAGATTGCGCACCCTCTCCCTGCTCAAACGTCACAAGATGCAGGACATCGAGGTCATTCTCTTCGATACCCATGGCGAGAGCATCGGTCGCGGGGCGCATCCGTTTAGCCTTGCCAAGCGGATGAACTATTTTTCCCCCGAACACACGAGCGCGCAATTCGCCGCCGCCGGCGTTCATGTCCGGGAGGAGACCGCCTTCCAGGGCGGCGATGGCTATACCCTGTTCGGGACACCCAATCTGGCGCTGGCGACGATCGCCACCATTGCGGAACACACGCAGCGCGACCTGGATGCTTCGGAACCTGATCCGATCTACGATCAGCCCGATTTCTCCTCCGATTTCTTCTCGACCATCGCCCTGTCCATGAGCGCGCTGGTCGCGGACCCCGGCTATGCCGGGCTGCTCGGCGCGTTCGGTCCAGCCCTGATCGATAAATCGGGCTCGCGTCCCTCGGCACGGCAGGGAGACGGCGTCACCGTGGTGCGCATCACGCACCCGAACCAACTTCGTGCAATTCCCAATAACGCAATTCTCCAGCAACTCGGCTGGTGGGCCAATGTCCTTCAGGGCTTGGGTGACGCCGCGACACGGCATGCGGAAGATTTCGATTTCTACGCCGCCCGAAGCAAACGCTTCGGACTTGCCATGGATTTCGCACGCCAGGCTCTGGCGCATTCCGATCTCGACGTCCTGCACAGCACCGTGCGCCTGCTCGACCCCGGTACGTGGCTGGATCGGGCGGCGGCTTCATCGGACGACGAGACACGGCGCCGCTTCATGGACCTGTCGAACGGGCTCGAAGGCCTGGAGTTCTGGGTCAGCCTGCCAGCCATGTTCCGCCGCATCCAGGCAGATCATCTCATGTTGCGCATGGTCTGGCGCGACGCCCCCCAGATGCAATCGGATGAGCGGTTGCTGCATGCCATTCGTATCGCGATCATCGAGCGCATATGGCTGCTTTCCACCCGAATTCCGTATTTCAGCCCTCGAAACAACGTCTCGCGCGAGGCGCTGACGACGATGATCCTGCGGCTGGAGATCGAGAACGCACTTTCCCACCTCAAGACGATTTTCCCGCTGGGCGGCGATGCCATCGACGACCTCGATTTCTTCGAGCCGACCGGCCCACGGGAGGATCATGGCTTCCGGCGGGAACATGAGGAAGTCTTCGAGCCGATGGCGCGTCTGTTTGCCTTGCTACGCGAAGTCGGCGTGGCGATCATGCATGCCAACGGCGCGTTCGGCTGA
- a CDS encoding DUF1217 domain-containing protein — MSSSLSVMPAIPQYLTIVRNEAASVSRYEQTVPADQHEVAAFRATAPTIDSAKALLANYKALKVVLGANGLSSLMGQTAVVRDLLTQDPDAPTSLARKSGNAKWLSFAKSFASWSPSPLGSAEAIAQISQKYMTNQFETAKQAETPGVGNALYFTRTMSNVSSVSQIMADPKLLNVVETVSGFDSTQFGALDYDEQVRLLTPKINMKDFSSPAGIQRYAQRYLAMLQVNPQPTSTPATTLSLYGASGGSAGILSLFGQSGGASSASLFSMLT; from the coding sequence ATGTCGTCCAGCCTCTCGGTAATGCCGGCCATTCCGCAATACCTGACCATCGTTCGGAACGAGGCCGCGTCGGTTTCGCGCTACGAACAGACCGTGCCCGCGGATCAGCACGAGGTGGCGGCATTTCGGGCGACTGCACCGACGATCGACTCCGCGAAGGCGCTCCTTGCCAATTACAAGGCGCTGAAAGTGGTTCTTGGCGCGAATGGACTGTCCTCGCTTATGGGGCAGACGGCTGTTGTGCGCGATCTTCTGACCCAGGATCCGGATGCGCCGACATCGTTGGCACGCAAGTCCGGCAACGCGAAATGGCTCAGCTTTGCCAAGAGTTTCGCGAGCTGGTCGCCGTCACCGTTGGGGTCCGCGGAGGCGATTGCCCAGATTTCGCAGAAATATATGACGAATCAGTTCGAGACGGCCAAGCAGGCCGAAACGCCCGGCGTCGGCAATGCTCTTTATTTTACCCGTACGATGTCGAACGTCAGCAGCGTCAGCCAGATCATGGCCGATCCGAAGCTCCTGAATGTTGTTGAAACGGTGTCCGGGTTCGACTCTACTCAATTCGGCGCTCTGGACTACGATGAGCAGGTTCGTCTTCTCACGCCGAAAATCAACATGAAGGATTTCAGCAGTCCGGCCGGCATCCAGCGGTATGCGCAGCGTTATCTCGCCATGTTGCAGGTCAATCCCCAACCCACGAGTACACCGGCGACCACATTATCCCTGTACGGCGCCAGCGGCGGGTCGGCTGGCATCCTGTCCTTGTTCGGACAATCGGGCGGCGCGTCTTCGGCCTCGTTGTTCTCGATGTTGACCTGA
- a CDS encoding alpha-E domain-containing protein gives MSDTESNIFYAPLLSRYAESMLWLARYIERIENLARLIDVNETFVRLRTAVNGWQCIIDINADAAPYFAHHDGISGAEVIAFYVLDPENPNSIVSMAHAARENARALRPLISTEMWTQLNIFTDTIRRLTPADIAGNRLSMLCARIKQECQTHAGITEGTLFRDQAWLFHQIGKHIERADQITRLIDIKYQALLPTIDAVGSEIDLSQWTAVLRSAAAYHAFRRLCPNDLSPAIVVGFLLQNNGFPRSLSTSLRQAHYAVHLLRSDYNLRGTAPILERVEHLQALLQGLSVNEIIIGGLHEFLDGVQSELADIYNHIAEAFWPQP, from the coding sequence ATGAGCGATACGGAAAGCAACATTTTCTACGCACCGCTTCTTTCCCGTTACGCGGAAAGCATGCTTTGGCTGGCACGATATATCGAGCGCATCGAGAATCTGGCGCGTCTCATCGACGTGAACGAGACCTTCGTGCGCTTGAGAACCGCCGTGAACGGCTGGCAATGCATCATCGATATCAATGCCGATGCCGCCCCCTATTTCGCACATCATGACGGAATCAGTGGCGCGGAAGTCATTGCCTTCTATGTGCTTGATCCTGAAAATCCCAATTCGATCGTCAGCATGGCCCATGCCGCACGCGAAAACGCCCGCGCCCTGCGCCCGCTGATTTCGACCGAGATGTGGACGCAGCTCAACATTTTCACCGATACGATCCGCCGTCTGACGCCAGCCGACATTGCCGGCAACCGTCTTTCGATGCTTTGCGCCCGCATCAAGCAGGAATGTCAGACCCACGCAGGAATCACGGAAGGCACGCTGTTTCGCGATCAGGCATGGCTGTTCCACCAGATCGGCAAGCATATCGAGCGTGCCGACCAGATCACACGCCTCATCGACATCAAATATCAAGCCCTCCTCCCGACGATTGACGCCGTGGGGTCGGAAATCGATTTGAGCCAGTGGACGGCGGTCCTGCGCTCCGCTGCCGCCTATCACGCCTTTCGGCGTCTCTGTCCCAACGACCTCTCACCGGCCATCGTGGTTGGTTTCCTGCTACAGAACAACGGATTCCCGCGTTCGCTCTCCACCTCGTTACGGCAAGCGCACTATGCGGTCCATCTCCTGCGCAGTGACTACAATCTGCGTGGCACAGCACCGATCCTGGAACGGGTCGAGCACCTTCAGGCGCTTCTTCAGGGGCTCAGCGTGAACGAGATCATCATCGGCGGCCTGCACGAATTTCTGGACGGCGTTCAGAGTGAGCTTGCAGACATCTACAATCATATCGCCGAAGCCTTCTGGCCCCAACCATAG
- the sufB gene encoding Fe-S cluster assembly protein SufB, giving the protein MPAVTETREAVENLGESTYKWGFETDIEMDIAPKGLNEDTIRLISARKEEPEWMLAWRLKAFHAWRKMVEPTWQKPHYPPIDYQDAHYFAEPKRKPGPKSLDEVDPELLRTYEKLGIPLHEQAILAGVETPEGESRMPVAVDAVFDSVSVVTTFRKTLAEAGVIFCPISDAIREHPELVQAYLGSVVPAGDNFFAALNSAVFTDGSFVFVPKGVRCPMELSTYFRINARNTGQFERTLIICEDGASVSYLEGCTAPMRDENQLHAAVVELVAMDDASIKYSTVQNWYPGDENGRGGIYNFVTKRGACRGRNAKISWTQVETGSAITWKYPSCILAGEGSVGEFYSVAVTNNHQQADTGTKMIHLAPNTRSTIIAKTISAGQSDSTYRGLVRMMPKARGARNFTQCDSLLIGDRCGAHTVPYIENRNMTARVEHEATTSKISEDQLFYCRSRGLSEEDAVGLIVNGFCKDVLKELPMEFAVEAQKLLQISLEGSVG; this is encoded by the coding sequence ATGCCCGCTGTCACTGAAACTCGCGAGGCTGTCGAAAACCTCGGTGAATCCACGTATAAATGGGGCTTCGAAACCGATATCGAGATGGATATCGCGCCGAAGGGCCTCAATGAAGATACGATACGCCTGATCTCCGCCCGCAAGGAGGAGCCGGAATGGATGCTTGCATGGCGGCTGAAGGCTTTCCATGCGTGGCGCAAGATGGTCGAGCCGACCTGGCAGAAGCCGCACTATCCGCCTATCGACTATCAGGATGCGCATTATTTTGCCGAGCCGAAGCGCAAGCCCGGCCCGAAGAGTCTGGACGAGGTCGATCCCGAACTGCTCAGGACCTACGAGAAGCTCGGCATCCCGCTGCATGAGCAGGCCATTCTCGCCGGCGTCGAGACGCCGGAGGGCGAGAGCCGCATGCCGGTCGCCGTGGATGCGGTTTTCGATAGCGTTTCGGTTGTCACGACGTTTCGCAAGACGCTTGCCGAGGCGGGGGTCATCTTCTGTCCGATTTCCGATGCGATCCGCGAACATCCCGAACTGGTTCAGGCCTATCTGGGTAGTGTCGTGCCGGCGGGTGACAACTTCTTCGCGGCACTGAATTCTGCTGTATTCACTGACGGATCTTTCGTGTTCGTGCCGAAAGGCGTCCGGTGCCCGATGGAGCTTTCGACCTATTTCCGCATCAATGCGCGAAATACGGGACAGTTCGAGCGCACGCTGATCATCTGCGAGGATGGTGCCTCCGTTTCGTATCTCGAGGGCTGCACCGCGCCCATGCGCGATGAAAATCAGCTGCATGCGGCAGTCGTGGAACTGGTTGCCATGGATGATGCCAGCATCAAGTATTCTACGGTGCAGAACTGGTATCCCGGCGATGAGAACGGTCGTGGCGGGATCTATAATTTCGTGACGAAACGCGGCGCCTGCCGCGGGCGTAACGCGAAAATTTCCTGGACGCAGGTCGAAACGGGTTCGGCAATCACGTGGAAGTATCCGTCGTGCATCCTGGCGGGGGAGGGTTCGGTTGGCGAGTTCTACTCCGTGGCGGTGACGAACAATCATCAGCAGGCCGATACCGGCACCAAGATGATCCATCTGGCGCCCAATACGCGTTCGACGATCATCGCGAAGACGATCTCCGCCGGACAGTCGGACAGCACCTACCGCGGACTTGTCCGCATGATGCCGAAAGCGCGTGGCGCACGAAACTTCACGCAGTGCGACAGCTTGCTGATCGGTGATCGGTGTGGGGCGCACACCGTTCCGTATATTGAAAACCGGAACATGACGGCGCGTGTCGAGCACGAGGCGACGACGTCGAAGATTTCCGAGGATCAGCTTTTCTATTGCCGCTCGCGCGGTCTGTCGGAAGAGGATGCCGTTGGTCTGATCGTCAACGGTTTTTGTAAGGATGTTCTCAAGGAACTGCCTATGGAATTCGCGGTCGAAGCACAGAAACTGCTTCAGATCAGCCTAGAAGGCAGTGTTGGTTAA